Proteins encoded together in one Luteibaculum oceani window:
- the tamL gene encoding translocation and assembly module lipoprotein TamL, with translation MIQAGKIHRINGLKATWWLLLISVFAVSVGCKSTRRLGENEYLLKKNKLEIAGKPDIDSDELKDLIRQKPNRKTFLIWSMHLRLYNLGLGKNQEGKFKSWLRRIGEKPVIYDSTETAKTVEQMERFLFQHGYFKGTVKDSIIYNNQQDPKNFFSFLNPLRNKKKVILKYRVEPEEPYIVASLNYNFLDPRLENIFKKSTIKWIPIEGEKYDYKKLDDLRKQIATCFQNQGFFDFKKNYIKFRVDSAFGDHTVHINARILNPVKTEPNGEKVDQVHTRYRIDKIYIYPNYNIFQTNSFSDTIRLEKSSIIYNKPLRINPKLLPTKVFINKGLYIAQDITDTYKSLNDMGLYRSVNIDFEYQQPQTNNENELLDAYIYLNPLKRHTFSVETRLETRAYSGQNDENQNVTNFNFGVNGSVSLSRINAFKNGETLRLSLSGGLEPFFLSDSTNTDNFFNTVEFGPRLQLTFPRFLLPISQSKFAKSNRPQTQVTATYNLLKNDDFFRRATKLTFGYFWLETPQKLHRVTPIDISFVNAQLSNSLQDRLDALNNPFLNNTYSDQVILASSYIFTYRQIKSKNSNHGWYNRVKVEGAGNTFRGLAGLFNDNHRKASTYQLFGITYAQYLSVENDFRYYHYNRFDQTLATRLFIGAAKPLENLDALPFEKSFFAGGSNGIRAWQARTLGPGSYLDTNSFSGFLNRIGEIKIEGNVEYRFDLVSFLEAAIFLDAGNIWVFKERANREGTEFDTRFYNDLAIGTGFGLRLDFDFFIIRFDLGYPLRDPTLPENERWFYQEKTKYNSIVQRFNQRNNLSGDNAIRGYRSNLNFNIGIGYPF, from the coding sequence TTGATTCAAGCCGGAAAAATACATAGAATAAATGGCCTAAAAGCTACATGGTGGCTGCTGCTTATTTCGGTATTTGCAGTTTCAGTTGGTTGTAAATCCACCCGAAGACTGGGAGAAAACGAATATCTGCTTAAAAAGAACAAGCTTGAAATCGCTGGAAAACCCGATATCGACAGTGATGAGCTAAAGGATTTAATCCGGCAAAAACCCAACCGAAAGACTTTTCTTATCTGGTCTATGCACCTTAGACTTTACAATCTAGGGTTGGGTAAAAATCAAGAGGGTAAATTCAAATCTTGGCTTCGAAGAATAGGCGAAAAACCTGTTATTTACGACTCCACCGAAACGGCTAAAACCGTTGAACAAATGGAGCGCTTTCTATTCCAACACGGATATTTTAAGGGAACGGTTAAAGACAGCATCATATACAACAACCAACAAGATCCCAAAAACTTTTTTAGCTTTTTAAATCCCCTGAGAAATAAGAAAAAGGTGATTTTAAAATATAGGGTAGAGCCCGAGGAACCCTATATAGTTGCTAGTTTAAATTACAATTTTCTAGATCCTAGATTGGAAAACATTTTTAAGAAGTCTACGATAAAATGGATCCCGATTGAGGGTGAAAAATACGATTATAAGAAGCTCGACGACCTTCGAAAACAAATCGCCACTTGCTTTCAAAATCAAGGCTTTTTCGACTTTAAAAAGAACTACATAAAATTTAGGGTGGACAGTGCTTTTGGTGACCATACAGTTCATATCAATGCAAGAATCCTCAACCCCGTAAAAACAGAACCCAATGGAGAAAAGGTAGATCAAGTTCATACCCGCTACCGAATAGACAAAATCTATATCTATCCCAATTACAACATTTTCCAGACCAACTCATTCTCGGATACCATACGCCTGGAAAAGTCATCAATAATTTACAACAAACCCCTTAGGATAAACCCCAAACTTCTTCCAACCAAAGTCTTTATAAACAAGGGCTTATACATAGCTCAAGATATCACGGACACCTATAAAAGTCTAAATGATATGGGGTTATATAGGTCGGTAAATATCGATTTCGAATACCAGCAACCCCAGACAAATAATGAGAACGAACTTCTGGATGCATACATCTACCTCAACCCTTTAAAGCGACACACTTTTTCGGTTGAAACGCGTTTGGAAACCAGAGCCTACTCGGGGCAGAACGACGAAAATCAGAATGTCACAAACTTCAACTTCGGAGTTAATGGAAGTGTATCGCTTTCGCGGATAAATGCCTTTAAAAATGGCGAGACACTTAGATTGTCCTTATCTGGGGGACTTGAACCATTTTTCTTAAGTGATAGTACCAATACCGATAACTTCTTTAACACGGTGGAGTTCGGCCCGAGATTACAACTTACCTTTCCGAGGTTTTTACTACCCATTTCTCAAAGCAAGTTTGCTAAATCTAATCGCCCTCAAACCCAGGTAACAGCCACATACAATCTTTTAAAAAACGACGACTTTTTTAGACGAGCCACCAAATTAACCTTTGGATACTTTTGGCTGGAAACACCTCAAAAACTACATCGAGTAACCCCAATAGATATTTCTTTTGTTAATGCCCAATTAAGCAATTCGCTCCAAGATCGTCTTGATGCGCTTAACAACCCATTCTTAAATAACACCTATAGCGATCAGGTAATCCTAGCTTCTTCCTACATTTTCACCTATCGACAGATTAAATCCAAGAACAGTAACCACGGGTGGTATAACAGAGTAAAGGTTGAAGGAGCGGGTAATACATTTAGAGGTCTTGCGGGATTATTTAACGATAACCATCGCAAAGCGAGCACCTACCAATTATTTGGAATTACTTATGCCCAATATTTATCGGTAGAAAATGATTTTAGATACTACCACTACAACCGCTTTGATCAAACCTTAGCAACTCGATTATTTATTGGGGCTGCCAAGCCACTTGAAAACCTAGATGCCTTACCTTTTGAAAAGAGTTTTTTCGCTGGGGGTAGTAATGGTATCCGTGCGTGGCAGGCGAGAACCTTAGGGCCAGGAAGTTACCTGGATACCAATTCCTTTTCTGGCTTCCTAAATAGAATTGGAGAAATAAAAATCGAAGGAAATGTGGAGTACCGATTCGATTTGGTTTCATTTTTAGAAGCCGCCATTTTCCTAGATGCGGGTAATATTTGGGTATTTAAGGAACGAGCAAACAGAGAAGGTACGGAGTTTGACACTCGATTCTATAACGACCTAGCCATAGGAACAGGCTTTGGTTTGCGTTTGGATTTCGATTTTTTCATCATCCGCTTCGATTTAGGTTATCCACTTCGCGATCCAACTTTGCCTGAAAACGAACGTTGGTTTTACCAAGAAAAAACCAAGTATAACAGTATCGTTCAACGGTTTAACCAAAGAAACAACCTGTCGGGTGATAATGCCATTAGAGGATACCGAAGTAATTTAAACTTCAATATCGGTATTGGTTATCCATTCTAA
- a CDS encoding RNA methyltransferase, with amino-acid sequence MTTISLQQSKLIKRLSLKKYRKTEGLFIAEGRKLLKEFVDHNPKAISHVYISEEEFAKNGHWLEGFSKSIHSEKDIAKHSQLKTSPGIICLIHIPDTPPIIKEGWTLVLDGVSDPGNVGSIIRIADWFGINQVVCTLETADCFNIKVVQSTMGSLARVVPSYRGNGEIESWLKEDERIVFKAEMEGESVFKTSFPSQGILLMGSESHGVGELFQNLGESVTIPRFGKAESLNVGVATGIICSHIFR; translated from the coding sequence ATGACAACAATTTCTTTGCAGCAAAGTAAATTAATAAAGCGACTTTCTTTAAAAAAGTATAGAAAAACGGAGGGGCTTTTTATAGCTGAGGGTAGGAAATTGTTAAAAGAATTTGTTGATCACAATCCAAAGGCCATTTCCCATGTATACATAAGCGAGGAGGAATTTGCTAAAAATGGACATTGGCTGGAAGGGTTTTCTAAATCCATTCATTCAGAAAAGGACATCGCAAAACACAGCCAACTCAAGACCAGTCCAGGGATAATTTGTTTGATTCATATTCCTGATACTCCTCCAATTATTAAGGAAGGGTGGACTTTGGTTTTAGATGGAGTTAGTGATCCTGGAAACGTAGGTAGTATTATAAGAATAGCCGATTGGTTTGGAATTAATCAGGTAGTGTGTACCCTTGAAACTGCTGATTGTTTTAATATAAAAGTGGTGCAATCTACCATGGGAAGTTTGGCCAGGGTAGTGCCAAGTTACCGAGGAAATGGTGAAATAGAATCCTGGCTTAAAGAGGATGAAAGGATCGTCTTTAAAGCAGAAATGGAAGGCGAATCCGTTTTTAAAACCTCTTTTCCTTCACAAGGAATTTTATTGATGGGTAGCGAATCGCATGGGGTTGGGGAATTATTCCAGAACCTTGGGGAGTCTGTTACAATTCCTAGATTTGGTAAGGCCGAAAGCCTAAATGTAGGAGTGGCTACTGGAATTATTTGCTCACATATTTTCCGTTAA
- a CDS encoding NAD(P)/FAD-dependent oxidoreductase: MAEIINLSYPAYLLENVDNLEDWLQKKFPNQHIRPLKVSLDARKKPIKYNIRAEISREPLHPEINCIQAKEVNKDAIRVLIVGFGPAGMFAALKCLELGLKPVIIERGKNVKERRRDLAAITKHHEINPDSNYCFGEGGAGTYSDGKLYTRSGKQKDIHRIFSTLVNYGAPKEIIYQAHPHIGTNKLPGLVEKIREDIINKGGEVHFNTKFLGLELEDNKIVGINTSKGSFKSNTVILATGHSARDIYYHLYEKLIEISPKPFAVGFRIEHPQSFINERQYKGETNIGLPPAAYSLVANKGESGIFSFCMCPGGIIAPCATEPGEIVTNGWSPSKRNNPLANAGIVTQVSIEELEKLGYSGPLAALEFQKSIEKKAGDWANGSQAAPAQMANDFIKGKKSEHLKETSYIPGVYSADFNKLYPKAIAERLKFGLKTFEKKMPGFLRENPMLVGPETRTSAPVRIPRGKDLIHPGVKGLIPCGEGAGYAGGIASAAMDGERCANAAFHYLTENM, encoded by the coding sequence ATGGCCGAAATTATTAACCTCAGCTACCCTGCTTACTTATTAGAAAATGTCGACAACCTGGAGGATTGGTTACAAAAAAAGTTTCCCAACCAACATATACGCCCCCTTAAGGTAAGTTTAGACGCAAGGAAAAAACCGATTAAGTATAATATTAGGGCAGAAATAAGCAGAGAACCGCTGCACCCGGAAATTAACTGCATACAAGCCAAAGAGGTTAATAAAGATGCAATTAGAGTTCTTATTGTTGGATTTGGCCCCGCAGGAATGTTTGCCGCTCTCAAATGCCTAGAATTGGGATTAAAACCCGTTATCATTGAGCGCGGAAAAAATGTAAAAGAAAGAAGACGCGATTTAGCCGCAATAACCAAACACCACGAAATCAACCCCGATTCTAACTACTGCTTTGGTGAAGGCGGCGCCGGAACCTATTCAGACGGGAAATTGTACACGCGTTCGGGAAAACAAAAAGACATACATAGAATTTTTTCCACTCTAGTAAATTACGGGGCTCCCAAAGAAATTATTTACCAAGCCCACCCCCATATTGGCACAAATAAACTCCCTGGATTGGTAGAGAAAATCCGGGAAGACATTATTAATAAAGGGGGCGAAGTTCATTTTAACACCAAGTTTTTGGGACTGGAACTGGAAGACAACAAAATAGTTGGAATTAACACTTCAAAGGGATCTTTCAAATCAAACACAGTAATTCTAGCCACTGGACATTCGGCGCGGGACATCTATTATCACTTATATGAAAAACTAATAGAGATAAGCCCTAAACCTTTTGCTGTTGGATTTAGGATAGAGCACCCGCAAAGCTTTATAAACGAACGACAATACAAGGGAGAAACCAATATTGGACTCCCCCCTGCTGCATACTCTCTGGTTGCAAACAAGGGAGAGTCAGGAATTTTTTCCTTCTGCATGTGTCCAGGTGGAATTATTGCACCCTGCGCCACTGAACCTGGCGAAATTGTAACCAATGGATGGTCTCCCTCTAAGAGAAACAACCCTTTAGCCAATGCGGGTATAGTTACTCAGGTTTCTATTGAAGAACTTGAAAAATTGGGGTATTCAGGACCATTGGCAGCTCTGGAATTCCAAAAAAGTATAGAAAAAAAGGCAGGTGATTGGGCCAATGGTAGCCAAGCTGCCCCTGCTCAAATGGCAAACGACTTTATAAAAGGAAAAAAGAGTGAGCACCTTAAAGAAACTAGCTACATCCCAGGAGTTTATTCCGCGGATTTTAACAAGCTGTATCCAAAGGCCATTGCAGAGCGATTAAAATTTGGTTTAAAAACATTCGAAAAGAAAATGCCCGGTTTTTTGAGGGAAAACCCTATGCTTGTAGGGCCTGAAACCAGAACTTCTGCTCCAGTTCGTATCCCAAGAGGCAAGGATTTGATACACCCTGGAGTTAAGGGTCTGATACCTTGTGGAGAGGGCGCCGGATACGCGGGTGGAATTGCATCAGCAGCAATGGATGGTGAGCGCTGCGCTAATGCTGCATTCCACTATTTAACGGAAAATATGTGA
- the porT gene encoding type IX secretion/gliding motility protein PorT/SprT: MLRGYSLFVILLLTALSGFSQYGESFKKPRYVAENLPYFDTRVYHFGFIIGVNGSTFRMDRVPQTNFNDSLISLNNQPMPGFNLGIVTTYAFTKNFRIRFVPSLSFQDRKLVYQFRNKAGNIATFEKITESTFIELPVYLKFRTDRIGNAAPYIIAGAKYMIDMSHKTEDPSSNDRDILIKLEKFQTAAEFGGGFDFFLPYFKFGIELKMAVGLEDYLMQDNTRFSTPIQKLFPTSYFLTFTFEG, translated from the coding sequence ATGCTAAGAGGATATTCACTTTTCGTAATTCTATTGCTTACTGCCCTCAGCGGTTTCAGTCAGTATGGCGAGTCGTTTAAAAAGCCGCGTTATGTGGCCGAAAACCTTCCCTACTTCGATACCAGAGTATACCATTTCGGATTCATTATTGGGGTTAATGGATCGACTTTTAGAATGGATAGAGTACCCCAAACCAATTTTAACGACAGCCTCATTTCGCTTAATAACCAACCCATGCCTGGGTTTAACTTAGGTATTGTAACCACCTATGCCTTTACCAAAAACTTTAGAATTCGATTTGTTCCTTCCCTTTCCTTCCAAGACAGAAAACTAGTTTATCAGTTTAGAAACAAGGCGGGAAACATTGCAACCTTTGAAAAAATAACGGAGTCGACCTTCATTGAATTACCCGTGTATTTGAAATTTAGAACGGATCGAATTGGGAATGCGGCACCCTATATAATAGCCGGAGCGAAATACATGATAGATATGTCGCATAAAACCGAAGATCCCAGTTCTAACGATAGAGATATCCTAATAAAGCTCGAAAAATTCCAAACCGCAGCCGAGTTTGGAGGTGGATTCGATTTCTTCCTACCCTATTTTAAATTTGGTATAGAGCTGAAAATGGCGGTTGGACTTGAAGATTACTTAATGCAGGATAACACACGTTTTTCCACACCAATCCAAAAATTATTCCCAACTTCTTACTTCCTTACATTTACCTTTGAAGGATAA
- the ubiE gene encoding bifunctional demethylmenaquinone methyltransferase/2-methoxy-6-polyprenyl-1,4-benzoquinol methylase UbiE → MVTPYKSDNSKKAQVADMFNNIAAKYDFLNHFFSLGIDHLWRRKAIKMIAPYKPKKIVDFATGTGDFAIASLKLSPEKVVGVDISEGMLSFGNKKIEKRNLQSKVTLKYGDAENLPFKDGEFDAFTVGFGVRNYENLEKGLTEMKRVLRPGGVGAILEFSKPKMFPLKQLYFAYFKWVMPLLGKWFSKDSSAYTYLPESVMAFPEGKDFENICVKVGFKHLRTKPVTGGIASIYLVQK, encoded by the coding sequence ATGGTAACACCTTATAAATCAGACAATTCTAAAAAAGCGCAGGTAGCAGATATGTTTAATAACATCGCTGCCAAATACGATTTTCTAAATCATTTTTTCTCTTTGGGAATAGATCATTTATGGAGAAGGAAAGCCATTAAAATGATAGCCCCGTACAAGCCGAAAAAAATTGTGGATTTCGCAACTGGAACAGGTGATTTTGCAATTGCTAGCTTAAAGCTTAGCCCAGAAAAAGTTGTGGGTGTAGATATTTCAGAAGGCATGCTTTCTTTTGGAAACAAGAAAATTGAGAAAAGAAATCTTCAAAGTAAGGTAACCTTGAAGTATGGAGATGCCGAAAATCTCCCTTTCAAAGACGGAGAATTTGATGCCTTTACGGTTGGATTTGGTGTTAGGAATTACGAAAACCTAGAAAAAGGATTAACCGAGATGAAACGCGTTCTAAGACCGGGAGGAGTTGGGGCTATTTTAGAATTTTCAAAGCCGAAAATGTTCCCGCTAAAACAACTTTACTTCGCCTATTTTAAGTGGGTAATGCCTCTTCTGGGAAAATGGTTTTCTAAAGACTCCTCTGCCTACACATATCTACCAGAGTCTGTTATGGCGTTTCCAGAAGGAAAAGATTTTGAAAATATTTGTGTTAAAGTAGGATTTAAGCATCTAAGAACCAAGCCGGTAACCGGTGGAATTGCTTCTATCTATTTAGTTCAAAAATAA
- a CDS encoding TrkH family potassium uptake protein — MHNSIDKLRERINIVIFGVKDNTLRTLRAVSLLVSFSAIALVIYYYGFPLDTETDKLIFNLIEITFGFYIFHYFARLFFDFHPREFLNQNKFEGTIVALLLIEGIAKNFFDVLILEQLFLSLGFKGFADFSTVFIQVYLLTAALVDVSRRTNLTSTKTKLHPSTIFIAVFLFLILAGTALLMLPEMTIQEGSMSFLDACFTSASAACVTGLVIYDTAEFFTFKGQFVLMILIKLGGINIIAFATFTALFQKLGFGVKQHEVIEDFMSKESLLSSKGLFGKLVLASVAIEVIGALCLFFTWDKATPFNSFNDKVFHSIFHSISAFNNAGFSTFTGGLYAPVLKSSYIMHIVLGLLIFIGTMGVTTILELFSIKEMRKRLEFPWKKLSIVTKVNLYMSFTLLISGALIFWWLEKDGVLAGQNGTESLITSFFSSVTTRSAGFNTIDFNALSLPALLLVLILMFIGAAPASTGGGIKTTTFFVLISSTYATLTGRHTIEFSKRTIPNESVNKAYSVVLFAAGAIIVSTFFLTITESEALANGTMSFSQLFFEEISAFSTVGLSMGATPNLSEAGKTIIILNMFVGRIGTLTIAYLFTKNLSTLKYRYPEANLLIG; from the coding sequence ATGCATAATTCCATTGACAAATTACGTGAGCGAATTAACATTGTAATCTTTGGTGTAAAGGACAATACCCTTCGCACGCTTAGAGCAGTTTCTCTTTTAGTTTCCTTTTCGGCTATCGCACTGGTAATCTATTACTACGGCTTTCCACTAGATACCGAAACTGACAAATTGATATTCAACCTTATTGAAATCACTTTTGGATTTTACATCTTCCACTACTTTGCTAGGCTTTTCTTCGATTTTCACCCGCGGGAATTTCTAAATCAAAACAAGTTTGAGGGAACCATAGTTGCCTTGCTGTTAATAGAGGGAATTGCCAAAAATTTCTTCGATGTATTAATCCTCGAACAACTGTTTTTAAGTCTCGGCTTTAAGGGCTTTGCCGATTTCTCCACTGTCTTTATCCAGGTATACCTTCTTACGGCAGCTTTGGTTGATGTTTCGCGGAGAACCAACCTTACCAGTACTAAAACAAAGCTACATCCCTCTACTATTTTTATTGCGGTGTTCTTGTTCCTCATCTTGGCTGGCACGGCACTTCTTATGCTTCCCGAAATGACCATTCAAGAAGGTAGCATGAGCTTTTTGGATGCTTGTTTCACCTCGGCTTCCGCAGCATGTGTAACGGGATTGGTTATATATGATACAGCCGAATTTTTCACATTTAAGGGGCAATTTGTACTTATGATCCTCATTAAACTGGGTGGTATTAACATTATCGCATTTGCAACCTTTACCGCTTTGTTTCAAAAATTGGGCTTTGGTGTAAAGCAACATGAGGTTATTGAGGATTTTATGAGCAAGGAATCCTTATTAAGCTCCAAAGGGCTATTCGGGAAACTAGTATTAGCCTCGGTGGCCATTGAGGTTATTGGTGCGCTTTGCTTATTCTTTACTTGGGATAAAGCCACCCCTTTCAACTCCTTTAACGATAAAGTATTTCATTCAATATTCCATTCCATTTCTGCATTTAATAATGCAGGGTTTTCAACCTTTACAGGGGGATTATATGCTCCTGTTTTAAAGAGCTCGTACATCATGCACATCGTGTTGGGCTTACTAATTTTTATAGGGACCATGGGTGTTACAACCATCCTGGAATTATTTTCTATTAAGGAGATGCGGAAAAGACTAGAATTTCCGTGGAAAAAACTTTCGATTGTTACCAAGGTAAACCTATACATGTCCTTTACCCTACTTATTTCGGGTGCCTTAATCTTTTGGTGGCTAGAAAAAGACGGGGTTTTAGCTGGACAAAATGGTACAGAATCCTTAATTACCTCATTTTTCTCATCGGTAACTACGCGTTCGGCTGGATTCAACACCATTGACTTTAACGCTCTATCACTTCCCGCCCTGCTATTGGTGCTTATTTTAATGTTTATTGGTGCAGCACCAGCATCTACTGGTGGAGGTATTAAAACAACAACCTTTTTCGTGCTTATTTCTTCTACATATGCCACCCTAACTGGGCGACATACGATAGAGTTTTCAAAGCGGACTATTCCGAATGAATCGGTAAACAAGGCCTATTCTGTTGTGCTATTTGCGGCAGGTGCTATTATCGTTAGTACCTTTTTCCTGACCATCACTGAGAGTGAAGCGTTGGCAAACGGGACTATGAGCTTTTCTCAATTGTTTTTTGAGGAAATTTCTGCGTTTTCTACCGTGGGACTATCTATGGGGGCAACTCCAAATCTTTCGGAAGCAGGAAAAACTATTATTATACTCAATATGTTTGTTGGTAGGATAGGAACGCTAACCATTGCGTATTTATTTACCAAAAATCTATCCACCTTAAAATACAGATACCCAGAAGCCAATTTATTGATAGGATAA
- a CDS encoding bifunctional heptose 7-phosphate kinase/heptose 1-phosphate adenyltransferase produces the protein MPTQAQIENWFQRFNDQHIVVIGDVMVDAYIWGKVSRISPEAPVPIINITKREERPGGAANVALNLNALGASTHIIANVGEDIAGDSFISLLDQQGIYTEGIIRSKNRPTTVKTRIISQGQQMLRVDEESTKYISQQEAETLVNQFKATIAKYPIKALVLEDYNKGLLSEWAISKLIEVANENKIPVTVDPKKDNFFAYKNATLFKPNFKELVEGLKEEIDVSSEDSVHHALESLIARMNIKSAMVTLSEHGVQCFADDYTGRIPAHKREISDVSGAGDTVIAVATLCLAAKLPSVIMCELSNLAGGLVCEEVGVVPIKKDKLLKEAIRVLNA, from the coding sequence TTGCCTACTCAAGCTCAAATCGAAAATTGGTTTCAACGATTTAACGACCAACACATCGTGGTAATTGGAGACGTTATGGTTGATGCCTACATCTGGGGAAAAGTGAGTCGGATTAGCCCTGAAGCTCCGGTTCCAATAATCAATATTACCAAAAGGGAAGAACGCCCAGGTGGAGCAGCTAATGTTGCTTTAAACCTTAACGCCCTTGGGGCAAGTACCCATATAATTGCCAATGTGGGTGAGGATATCGCCGGAGATTCCTTTATTTCCCTATTGGATCAACAAGGAATTTATACCGAAGGAATTATAAGATCCAAAAACAGACCCACTACAGTAAAGACTCGGATTATTTCCCAAGGGCAGCAAATGTTAAGAGTGGATGAAGAATCGACAAAGTACATTTCGCAGCAAGAGGCCGAAACCTTGGTAAATCAATTTAAAGCGACCATTGCTAAGTACCCAATAAAAGCATTAGTTCTAGAAGACTACAATAAAGGACTATTATCGGAGTGGGCCATTTCTAAGTTAATTGAGGTTGCCAACGAGAATAAAATACCCGTAACTGTAGATCCAAAAAAGGACAATTTCTTCGCCTACAAAAACGCTACGCTTTTCAAACCTAACTTTAAGGAATTAGTGGAGGGACTTAAAGAAGAGATAGATGTGAGCTCCGAAGATAGTGTTCACCACGCCTTGGAATCTTTAATAGCCCGGATGAATATTAAATCTGCAATGGTAACCCTCTCCGAGCATGGAGTACAGTGTTTCGCTGATGATTACACTGGGAGAATCCCTGCGCACAAAAGAGAAATATCCGATGTTTCGGGTGCGGGTGACACCGTTATTGCTGTAGCCACCCTTTGCTTGGCAGCCAAACTCCCCTCTGTAATAATGTGCGAACTATCTAACCTTGCAGGTGGATTGGTTTGTGAGGAAGTGGGTGTAGTTCCAATTAAAAAAGACAAACTTTTAAAAGAGGCGATAAGAGTGCTTAATGCATAA
- a CDS encoding pyridoxal phosphate-dependent aminotransferase: protein MSKTSEFLNRISESETLAAARIARELKQSGKDVIALNIGEPDFNTPDFIKDAAKKAIDDNYSKYPPVNGYLELRETISKKFKRDNKLDYHPDNILVSTGAKHSLVNAILAVVEKGDEVILFTPYWVSYRAMVELAGAKVVEAAAGVDQDYKVTPSILENAISDKTKMLIFSSPCNPTGSVYSEKELRAIAKVLEKHPNILVISDEIYEHINFVGQHFSIGQCSEIADRVITVNGVSKSFAMTGYRIGYMGGPTWVIKAATKLQGQFTSGANGIAQIAAKAALEAPASSVHYMRDDFEKRKSLVLEKLNEIPGLKVNNPDGAFYVFPEVKELFGKKTKDGQVIANAGDFCQALLEDQYVSVVSGSAFGAPNCFRISYATAESDLIKALDRMKAFVLSLD from the coding sequence ATGAGTAAAACATCTGAATTTCTTAATAGAATTAGTGAATCGGAAACTCTTGCTGCTGCGAGAATTGCTAGAGAATTAAAGCAAAGTGGCAAAGATGTAATTGCTTTAAATATTGGGGAGCCCGATTTTAATACACCGGATTTTATTAAGGATGCAGCCAAAAAGGCAATTGATGATAATTACTCGAAATATCCACCCGTAAATGGATACTTAGAATTGCGGGAAACCATTTCGAAGAAATTTAAGCGCGACAATAAATTAGATTACCACCCAGACAACATATTGGTTTCAACTGGCGCTAAACACAGCCTGGTTAACGCCATTTTAGCAGTGGTGGAAAAAGGTGATGAGGTTATCCTTTTCACTCCATATTGGGTTAGCTACAGAGCAATGGTAGAATTGGCTGGTGCCAAGGTTGTTGAAGCTGCAGCTGGCGTAGATCAGGACTACAAAGTTACCCCTTCCATCCTAGAAAATGCCATTTCCGATAAAACCAAAATGCTAATCTTTTCCTCACCTTGTAACCCAACTGGATCGGTGTATAGCGAAAAGGAACTAAGGGCAATAGCTAAGGTGCTAGAAAAACACCCAAATATTTTGGTAATCTCCGATGAAATTTATGAACACATAAACTTTGTGGGACAGCATTTTAGCATTGGGCAATGCTCAGAAATTGCGGACCGTGTAATTACAGTGAACGGAGTATCTAAATCCTTCGCCATGACGGGTTACAGAATAGGCTACATGGGCGGACCTACCTGGGTAATTAAAGCAGCCACTAAACTTCAAGGCCAGTTTACATCTGGTGCAAATGGCATTGCGCAAATAGCGGCTAAAGCGGCACTAGAAGCTCCAGCGAGTAGTGTTCACTATATGCGCGACGATTTCGAAAAAAGAAAATCTCTGGTACTCGAAAAACTAAATGAAATACCTGGGCTTAAGGTTAACAATCCAGATGGAGCATTTTACGTATTCCCCGAGGTAAAAGAGCTTTTTGGTAAAAAGACCAAAGACGGTCAGGTTATTGCTAATGCCGGCGATTTCTGTCAGGCCTTGTTAGAAGACCAATATGTAAGCGTAGTGAGTGGATCGGCTTTTGGTGCGCCCAACTGCTTCCGAATTTCTTATGCAACGGCCGAGTCGGATCTGATAAAAGCTCTGGACAGAATGAAGGCTTTTGTTTTGAGTCTGGATTAA